The DNA region CGTAAGAAGTATGAGGGGAAATATACTGAACATGATCAGATGAATTTTTTTGATATAATTAAAATCAAATTTTACATATGCGCTCGGTTTAAACAATGTAAATTCGTAATTATAAGGTAAAAAGCAAATACCAATTACTTTTTTCTTCATAATCAGTGCATAATGAATATGGCAAAATTCATGAAGCGGGAAAACGATAAAAGGCATTAAAATAAACACCCAAAAGCCCTTTTCAAGGAATTGTAAAACAATTGCACAAATAAAACAACAAATTCCTAAAATCCAATCCAATATCGAAGGACGCATTTTACGGGTCTTGTTGGATTTTATTCGTGTTTACCTGCTCTGTATTCTTCCAAATATACGATATGCTCGTTGAAGGAGAATAAAAATATGATTCATCTTTGAAAAATGAAACTTTCATTATATCGCCCTTTCGTTTTTAATTTGATGGAAGTTAATGGTATGATCTATTAATACCACATTTTACAAATGAATTCAAGAGAATAAACTATACACTCGATACTCCGGTTTTCGCAGGACTATAAAGGCGCACTTAAGCGGTACGCCTTTTTTAAATATCCATTGATGGTGATTCTTGCGGACGATTATTACCTATTGTTTATCCCATTCCTCGAATACGGTCAGAATATTTTGATACGGGTCAAAGGCGTTCCATTCGCACTGGGCGAATGCGCCGGTGCGTTTGCCGTTTTTCTTGATGACTGCAGAAGCCACGCGGTTGACGGCTTTTTTAACCTCGTCAGTCGTGCCGAACGGCAGGATGTGCTGACGGTCGATTTCGCCCCAGAAGGTGACTTTATCGCCATACTTGTCGACCACGTTTTCTATGTTCATGCAAAACAGTTGGGAATTGATCGCATCGATCCCGATTTCGACCAGATGCGGATAAATGGCCTCAATGTTGCCGTCGGAGTGGAAGAAAATCTTCTTGCCCTTGGAATGCGCGAGATCGCTGTAATCCTTATACATCGGCTTGAAAATCTGCTCCCAGGTCTTCGGGGAAATGAGCAGCGATATCTGCGTCCCCCAGTCATCCATGAACGACACAGCATCGATGGCGCGGTCGGTCAGCAGATCGAGTTCTTTCATGCTCATATCGTGCAGTTTGCCTGCCAGCTTTTCAAGCATCGGCTCACCGGAGGCCAAATCGATGAAAAGGTTCTCGGTGCCGCGCATGAACTGCATGCGCTCAAACGGGCGAATATAAGTGTTTGCCAAAACGAACTTGTCAGTGTTTTTATACTGCTCGTCAAAACCGGTTAGGTCGAGCTCGTCAATCAGTTCGGTCGGGAAACGGTAATCATCAAAGTCGTCCCAATCCTCTAAAACCGGCTTTTTCACTTCGCCGACAATGCCCTCTTCGGCGGCAGTCCAAAAACAACCGAACTCGTCGATGTAATTACCCTTGCGGCCCGGAGTGCCCTGGGCATAACGGCTTTTACCGTAGTTGATTCTCGGATTGAAAATATCCATTTCAAAGCGTTTGTAGAAATCGGCAAGAAGATCCGCTTTAAAAAGCCCCACTCCGGGAAGAGCCCATAAGGTTC from Oscillospiraceae bacterium includes:
- a CDS encoding uroporphyrinogen decarboxylase family protein; amino-acid sequence: MTSRERVFKTLNHEEIDRFPRTLWALPGVGLFKADLLADFYKRFEMDIFNPRINYGKSRYAQGTPGRKGNYIDEFGCFWTAAEEGIVGEVKKPVLEDWDDFDDYRFPTELIDELDLTGFDEQYKNTDKFVLANTYIRPFERMQFMRGTENLFIDLASGEPMLEKLAGKLHDMSMKELDLLTDRAIDAVSFMDDWGTQISLLISPKTWEQIFKPMYKDYSDLAHSKGKKIFFHSDGNIEAIYPHLVEIGIDAINSQLFCMNIENVVDKYGDKVTFWGEIDRQHILPFGTTDEVKKAVNRVASAVIKKNGKRTGAFAQCEWNAFDPYQNILTVFEEWDKQ